Proteins encoded together in one Orbaceae bacterium lpD01 window:
- a CDS encoding GntR family transcriptional regulator — MLKYDDVAEKIEHYIHQNQLSAGTQLKNIDALIHQYQVSRSTIIKALNKLERKGTIYQTQGSGIFVRQPKKSDYFSFIESHGFTRDLNNMPSTTKILQLDIIKPDSQLCQELQCDPSEDIYFIKRLRYVDNQIHCVEQSYYRKKMIPYINTEIASGSIFTYIKEVFNINIGFSDKYFEVNVLNEELAEYLSLPVNSPALFVNETFYTTAGDIFDFSKICYHFENTQFFLQSNTK; from the coding sequence ATGTTAAAATATGATGATGTCGCTGAAAAAATCGAACATTACATTCACCAAAATCAGCTCAGCGCAGGTACACAACTTAAAAATATCGACGCATTGATTCATCAATATCAGGTCAGTCGCAGTACTATCATCAAAGCACTGAATAAGCTCGAACGAAAAGGGACGATTTATCAGACTCAGGGTAGCGGTATTTTTGTCAGACAACCGAAAAAATCAGACTACTTCAGTTTTATCGAAAGTCATGGATTTACGCGCGATTTGAATAATATGCCCAGTACGACCAAAATTTTACAGCTCGATATTATCAAGCCGGATAGTCAGCTATGCCAAGAGTTACAGTGCGATCCTAGCGAGGACATCTATTTTATTAAACGCTTACGCTATGTCGATAATCAAATACACTGCGTTGAGCAATCCTACTACCGTAAGAAAATGATTCCCTATATCAATACAGAAATCGCCAGCGGGTCAATCTTTACCTATATCAAAGAAGTGTTTAATATCAACATCGGTTTTTCTGATAAATATTTTGAAGTAAATGTACTGAATGAAGAGCTCGCTGAGTATCTCTCGCTACCGGTCAACTCTCCCGCTTTATTCGTGAATGAGACCTTTTATACCACTGCTGGCGATATCTTTGACTTTTCGAAAATTTGTTATCATTTTGAGAATACGCAATTCTTTCTACAAAGTAATACCAAATGA
- a CDS encoding glucose PTS transporter subunit IIA, giving the protein MSTKVRDYGKLASQIIQELGGENNIINVSRCATRLRLNVQNEPAEAKDKISELPGVITVVEKGGQLQIVIGTNVDKVYDAFIQLVNVDKLQESGKKESILNRVIATMSAVFAPFVYILAAAGIIQGMLILIKLFAPSFGDTGTYQVFSFISWSPFVFLPVFIAVTASKHFKCNVYIAIACCAALVSPGWADIANFIKTGGSVDFIGIPLSETLYTSSVLPPLFLVWILSYLERFLEAKLPNVLRPLFVPLLCMLVMIPFTIALIGPITAGSANFIANSYNGLVNLAPALAGGLIGAVWEIFVIFGVHWGITPVVMANFEMHGHDSFQAFQTIAVVGQVGAAFGFYLKSKNREMKGISLSAFITGIFGITEPAIYGVNLRFKKPFIYGCISGMVGGIISGFFTPYYFAYAGLPGPLTIVNAISPEFPESIIGISIGCLIGFVGPIILMQLFGTGEKKQDSVAEADQASIVFESVDIKSPMVGQAISLTEVPDPAFAEKLMGEGVAIIPSENHVYAPFDGEVKVLFEQSKHAIGLVSNEGVELLIHVGIDTVSIQEPLFSYHVTLNQKVKQGDKLMTFDAEGIKAAGCPLITPVIVTNTHDYQVVEPKENISVNVDSTILVVKQ; this is encoded by the coding sequence ATGTCAACTAAAGTTAGAGATTATGGCAAGTTAGCCAGTCAAATTATTCAGGAGCTCGGCGGCGAGAATAACATTATTAATGTTTCTCGCTGTGCTACGCGTTTACGTTTAAACGTACAGAATGAGCCTGCAGAAGCTAAAGATAAAATCAGTGAGTTACCTGGTGTCATTACCGTGGTTGAAAAGGGTGGCCAGTTACAGATCGTTATTGGTACGAATGTCGATAAAGTCTATGATGCTTTTATCCAATTAGTTAATGTAGATAAACTCCAAGAGAGCGGTAAAAAAGAGTCAATACTCAATCGCGTGATTGCGACAATGTCAGCTGTTTTTGCGCCATTTGTTTATATTTTAGCCGCAGCCGGGATTATTCAGGGGATGTTGATCCTGATTAAATTGTTTGCGCCATCATTTGGTGATACCGGTACTTATCAGGTTTTTAGCTTTATTTCCTGGTCTCCCTTCGTCTTCTTACCGGTTTTTATCGCGGTCACGGCTTCTAAACATTTTAAATGTAATGTCTATATTGCCATCGCCTGCTGCGCCGCATTGGTATCACCTGGTTGGGCTGACATTGCTAACTTTATCAAAACTGGTGGTAGCGTTGATTTTATCGGGATTCCTTTATCAGAAACCTTATATACATCGAGTGTATTGCCGCCGTTGTTCTTAGTCTGGATATTATCCTATTTGGAACGTTTTTTAGAGGCAAAATTACCGAATGTATTAAGGCCATTATTTGTGCCGTTACTCTGTATGCTGGTCATGATTCCATTCACCATTGCGTTAATTGGTCCAATTACTGCAGGTAGTGCAAACTTTATCGCCAATAGCTATAATGGACTGGTGAATTTAGCCCCAGCGCTAGCGGGTGGTTTGATTGGTGCCGTGTGGGAAATCTTTGTAATTTTTGGTGTCCATTGGGGGATTACGCCAGTTGTTATGGCTAATTTCGAAATGCATGGACATGATTCATTCCAGGCTTTCCAGACCATCGCTGTTGTCGGTCAGGTTGGTGCGGCGTTTGGTTTTTACTTAAAATCGAAAAATCGTGAGATGAAAGGTATCTCATTATCAGCCTTTATTACCGGTATTTTTGGTATCACTGAACCTGCGATTTATGGTGTGAACTTAAGATTCAAAAAACCGTTTATTTATGGCTGTATCAGTGGCATGGTCGGTGGGATTATTTCAGGGTTTTTCACACCTTACTATTTCGCTTATGCTGGATTGCCAGGACCGTTAACGATTGTTAATGCGATCAGTCCTGAGTTCCCAGAGTCTATTATTGGTATTTCGATTGGTTGTTTAATCGGTTTTGTTGGTCCAATTATCTTAATGCAGCTATTTGGTACCGGTGAGAAAAAACAGGATAGCGTTGCAGAAGCTGACCAAGCCAGTATTGTCTTTGAAAGCGTTGATATTAAGAGCCCAATGGTGGGTCAGGCTATTTCACTCACAGAAGTACCCGATCCAGCATTTGCTGAGAAATTAATGGGTGAAGGAGTGGCCATTATCCCGTCAGAAAATCACGTTTATGCACCGTTTGATGGTGAAGTTAAAGTCTTATTCGAACAGTCTAAACATGCGATTGGTCTGGTTTCAAATGAGGGTGTTGAGCTGTTAATTCATGTTGGTATTGATACTGTGAGTATTCAAGAGCCGCTGTTTAGTTATCACGTCACCTTAAATCAAAAAGTCAAACAGGGCGATAAATTAATGACTTTTGATGCTGAAGGCATTAAAGCAGCCGGATGTCCACTCATTACGCCAGTGATTGTAACTAATACCCATGATTACCAGGTGGTCGAGCCGAAAGAGAATATCTCGGTCAATGTCGACTCAACCATATTAGTTGTAAAACAGTAA
- a CDS encoding 6-phospho-beta-glucosidase gives MQKKPFLWGGALAAHQFEGGWDEGGKGPSVVDVMTAGAHGVARKITDTIESDQFYPNHTAIDFYHHYKDDIKLFAELGLKCLRTSIAWTRIYPKGDESEPNEAGLQFYDNVFDELIAHGIEPVITLSHFEIPLHLAREYGGFRNRKVVDFFEKFAATCFERYKHKVKYWMTFNEINNQMDTTNPIFFWTNSGVQVKPGENPQEVLYQVAHYELLASARAVIVGKKINPDFQIGCMVSHVPIYPFSCNPEDMMTAELAMHQRFFFADVHVRGYYPTYALKEFEREGYQLDITEQDLRDLKQGTVDYIGFSYYMSTVVKAGVQNKADGNVVNGALPNAVDNPYIKSSDWGWPIDPVGLRYTLNRLYDRYQLPLFIVENGFGAIDQIDDNGKIDDQARISYLSSHISAMLTAMDYDGVDVMGYTAWGIIDVVSFTTGEMKKRYGVIYVDRDNQGNGSMKRSKKVSFDWYQQVIKTDGKNIK, from the coding sequence ATGCAAAAGAAACCATTTTTATGGGGAGGGGCGCTTGCCGCTCACCAGTTTGAAGGCGGTTGGGATGAAGGTGGTAAAGGTCCTAGCGTTGTTGACGTGATGACTGCGGGGGCGCACGGCGTTGCTCGAAAGATTACTGATACCATTGAAAGTGATCAATTCTATCCAAATCATACCGCGATCGATTTTTATCATCACTATAAAGATGATATTAAACTGTTTGCTGAGCTAGGCTTAAAATGCCTGAGAACATCGATTGCCTGGACACGAATCTATCCGAAAGGTGATGAAAGTGAGCCAAATGAAGCGGGCTTACAATTTTATGATAACGTCTTTGATGAGTTAATTGCTCATGGCATTGAACCGGTTATTACCCTGTCTCATTTTGAGATACCGCTTCATTTAGCCAGAGAGTATGGCGGTTTTAGAAATCGTAAAGTCGTTGATTTTTTTGAGAAGTTTGCAGCAACCTGTTTTGAACGTTATAAACATAAAGTCAAATACTGGATGACGTTTAATGAGATCAACAACCAGATGGATACCACGAATCCGATTTTCTTTTGGACTAACTCAGGTGTGCAGGTAAAACCTGGTGAGAATCCACAAGAGGTCCTGTACCAAGTGGCGCATTATGAATTATTAGCCAGCGCACGTGCGGTCATTGTGGGTAAAAAAATCAATCCTGATTTCCAAATTGGTTGTATGGTTTCTCATGTACCTATCTATCCTTTCTCCTGTAACCCAGAAGATATGATGACGGCTGAACTGGCGATGCATCAACGTTTCTTCTTCGCCGATGTACATGTTCGCGGATATTATCCAACTTACGCCCTCAAAGAGTTTGAGCGTGAAGGTTATCAGTTAGATATCACCGAGCAAGATTTACGCGATCTGAAGCAGGGTACGGTTGACTATATTGGTTTTAGTTATTATATGTCGACGGTGGTTAAAGCCGGTGTACAAAATAAAGCTGACGGTAATGTGGTTAATGGTGCACTACCTAATGCGGTGGATAATCCTTATATCAAATCAAGCGATTGGGGCTGGCCAATCGATCCGGTTGGTCTGCGTTATACGCTCAATCGTCTGTATGATCGCTATCAGTTACCTCTATTTATTGTCGAAAATGGTTTTGGTGCCATCGATCAGATCGATGATAACGGTAAAATCGATGATCAGGCGCGTATTAGCTATTTATCCTCGCATATCAGCGCGATGCTAACGGCGATGGATTATGATGGTGTTGACGTCATGGGCTATACGGCCTGGGGCATTATTGATGTGGTCTCATTCACCACTGGTGAAATGAAAAAACGTTATGGTGTGATCTATGTTGACCGTGATAATCAGGGCAACGGTTCAATGAAACGCTCGAAGAAAGTCTCTTTTGATTGGTATCAACAGGTCATCAAAACCGATGGTAAAAATATTAAATAA
- a CDS encoding Tex family protein, with the protein MNNKISQIIATELMIRPQQVLSVISLLNEGSTVPFIARYRKEVTGGLDDTQLRQLDSRLSYLRELEDRRQTILKSIDEQGKLSPELAAKISDTLNKTELEDLYLPFKPKRRTRGQIAIEAGLESLADSLWQNPTLDPEVEAVQYLSADKGVADTKGALDGARYILMERFAEDATLLAKVRHYLWQNAHLVSQVITGKEEDGAKFRDYFDHHEPIAKTPSHRALAMFRGRNEGILQLALNADPHHDEPPKESYCEQIITQHLQVNLADQPADKWRKAVINWTWRIKILMYMETELMSTLRENAEAEAINVFAANLNDMLMAAPAGMHVTMGMDPGLRTGVKLAVVDATGKLVATDTIYPHTGQADKAAMVVAALCLKHQVGLVAIGNGTASRETERFYLEVQKKYPEVKGQKVIVSEAGASVYSASELAAHEFPDLDVSLRGAVSIARRLQDPLAELVKIDPKSIGVGQYQHDVSQTQLAKRLDAVVEDCVNAVGVDLNTASVALLTRIAGLSKMIAQNIVQWRDEHGQFSNREQLLKVSRLGPKAFEQCAGFLRINLGDNPLDASSVHPEAYPVVERILSATDKTLKMLMGDAAFLKTLKPADYTDEHFGVPTVTDIIKELDKPARDPRPEFKTAQFNEGIETMNDLNIGMVMEGVVTNVTNFGAFVDIGVHQDGLVHISSLSNKFVEDPRSVVKAGDIVKVKVVEVDIARKRIALTMRLEEPAAPQNSATKATMKTSKTKSHTSANTASAASSAMGNAFAAALGKFKK; encoded by the coding sequence ATGAATAATAAAATAAGCCAGATTATTGCAACAGAATTAATGATTAGACCTCAGCAGGTCTTATCGGTTATCAGTTTATTAAATGAGGGCAGCACGGTACCGTTTATTGCACGTTATCGTAAAGAGGTGACGGGCGGACTGGATGATACTCAGTTACGTCAGCTCGATAGCCGTCTCAGTTATCTACGTGAACTTGAAGATCGTCGGCAAACCATTCTTAAATCCATTGATGAACAGGGTAAATTATCGCCTGAATTAGCCGCTAAAATCAGTGATACCTTAAATAAGACCGAACTTGAAGATCTCTACTTACCTTTTAAACCGAAAAGAAGAACCCGGGGACAGATTGCCATCGAAGCGGGCCTTGAATCCTTAGCAGATAGTCTATGGCAGAATCCAACCTTAGATCCTGAGGTTGAAGCGGTTCAATATTTGTCTGCCGATAAAGGGGTTGCCGATACTAAAGGTGCTCTCGATGGGGCGCGTTACATTTTAATGGAGCGCTTTGCTGAAGATGCCACGTTACTAGCCAAAGTGCGTCACTATCTATGGCAAAATGCGCACTTAGTCTCACAAGTGATCACCGGTAAAGAGGAAGATGGCGCTAAATTTAGAGATTATTTTGATCATCATGAACCGATTGCCAAGACGCCGTCGCATCGCGCATTAGCGATGTTTCGGGGTCGAAACGAAGGCATCTTACAGCTAGCACTCAATGCCGATCCGCATCATGATGAACCGCCAAAAGAGAGCTATTGCGAACAAATCATTACTCAGCATCTGCAGGTCAATCTTGCCGATCAGCCAGCTGATAAGTGGCGTAAGGCCGTGATTAACTGGACCTGGCGCATTAAGATTTTGATGTATATGGAAACTGAGTTGATGTCGACTTTACGTGAAAATGCCGAAGCCGAAGCGATTAATGTGTTTGCCGCCAACTTAAACGATATGTTGATGGCTGCGCCAGCAGGTATGCATGTGACGATGGGAATGGACCCCGGTTTGCGTACCGGGGTCAAATTAGCGGTAGTTGATGCCACGGGTAAGCTGGTGGCAACCGACACGATTTATCCGCATACCGGGCAAGCGGATAAAGCAGCTATGGTGGTGGCCGCGTTATGCTTGAAACATCAGGTCGGTTTAGTGGCGATAGGGAATGGTACAGCATCACGTGAAACCGAACGTTTTTACCTTGAAGTGCAGAAAAAATATCCTGAAGTGAAAGGTCAAAAAGTGATTGTGAGTGAGGCGGGAGCATCAGTTTATTCCGCATCAGAGCTAGCAGCGCATGAGTTTCCTGATCTGGATGTTTCTTTACGTGGTGCAGTTTCTATCGCGCGCCGCCTACAAGATCCGTTAGCTGAACTGGTAAAAATTGATCCGAAATCAATCGGTGTCGGTCAGTATCAACATGATGTCAGTCAAACTCAGCTGGCGAAAAGGTTAGATGCGGTGGTTGAAGACTGCGTAAATGCCGTTGGTGTTGACTTAAATACCGCCTCAGTTGCGCTATTAACTCGTATTGCGGGACTCAGCAAAATGATCGCTCAAAATATCGTGCAGTGGCGTGATGAACATGGCCAGTTTAGCAATCGCGAGCAGTTACTTAAAGTAAGCCGGTTAGGCCCGAAGGCTTTTGAACAGTGTGCGGGTTTCTTACGAATTAATCTTGGTGATAACCCCTTAGATGCTTCATCGGTTCATCCTGAGGCTTATCCGGTAGTCGAACGTATTTTATCCGCCACCGATAAAACCTTAAAAATGTTGATGGGCGATGCCGCTTTTCTGAAAACCTTAAAACCGGCTGATTATACGGATGAACATTTTGGCGTGCCAACGGTGACGGATATTATTAAAGAGCTCGATAAACCGGCACGTGATCCGCGACCTGAATTTAAAACGGCGCAGTTTAATGAAGGGATTGAAACCATGAATGACCTCAACATTGGTATGGTGATGGAAGGGGTTGTCACCAATGTGACTAATTTTGGTGCCTTTGTTGATATCGGGGTACATCAAGATGGTTTAGTGCATATCTCTTCGCTCTCAAATAAATTTGTTGAAGATCCGCGTTCGGTCGTCAAAGCCGGGGATATTGTCAAAGTTAAAGTGGTTGAGGTCGATATCGCACGCAAACGTATTGCTTTGACTATGCGTTTAGAGGAGCCAGCTGCGCCACAAAATAGCGCGACCAAAGCGACCATGAAAACAAGTAAAACGAAAAGCCATACGTCAGCGAATACGGCCTCTGCAGCGAGTAGCGCTATGGGTAATGCTTTTGCCGCGGCATTAGGAAAGTTTAAAAAATGA
- the murB gene encoding UDP-N-acetylmuramate dehydrogenase: MKPLIPNTFGLSVYAKQVETATSVAQLFQYWQRAKAQNLPVLILGQGSNTLFTSDFDGVVILNRIMGTVVRETESHILLHVGAGENWHQLVDKTISEGIKGLENLALIPGCVGSAPIQNIGAYGVEFQKFADYVEVVELATGKITTVLDGQYGYRDSIFKHQYGEGYAIVYVGLTLAKQWQPVLAYGDLKNLNPATVTAQEIFTHICRVRQQKLPDPAVMGNGGSFFKNPVVPTAVFETMRANYPNIPHYPQASGEIKLAAGWLIDQCGLKGYQIGGACVHKDQALVLVNTHHQASAQDVVTLARYVRNRVAEKFSVWLEPEIRFMGKVGEIDAVKLLAQDS; the protein is encoded by the coding sequence ATGAAACCGTTAATTCCGAATACTTTTGGATTGTCTGTCTATGCTAAACAGGTAGAGACGGCAACCTCTGTCGCTCAGTTATTTCAGTACTGGCAGCGAGCGAAAGCACAAAATTTGCCGGTTCTGATTTTGGGACAAGGTAGCAATACGCTTTTTACCTCTGATTTTGATGGTGTGGTGATCTTAAATCGGATCATGGGAACCGTTGTCCGTGAAACAGAGAGCCATATACTATTACACGTAGGCGCAGGTGAAAATTGGCATCAGTTAGTCGATAAAACGATTTCTGAGGGGATTAAGGGACTAGAAAATCTGGCGCTTATTCCTGGCTGTGTTGGTTCGGCGCCGATTCAAAATATTGGTGCCTATGGGGTTGAGTTTCAAAAGTTTGCCGATTATGTTGAAGTGGTTGAACTGGCTACGGGTAAAATCACCACGGTATTGGATGGTCAGTATGGTTATCGTGATAGCATTTTTAAACATCAGTATGGCGAAGGTTACGCGATTGTTTATGTCGGCCTGACATTAGCTAAACAGTGGCAGCCGGTTTTAGCCTATGGTGATTTAAAAAATTTAAATCCCGCTACGGTAACCGCACAAGAGATTTTTACTCATATTTGCCGCGTTCGACAACAAAAATTACCCGATCCTGCTGTGATGGGCAATGGCGGCAGTTTCTTTAAAAATCCGGTGGTCCCGACGGCGGTATTTGAAACCATGCGCGCCAATTATCCAAACATCCCCCATTATCCACAAGCGAGTGGCGAGATAAAGTTAGCCGCTGGCTGGCTGATCGACCAGTGTGGTTTAAAGGGCTATCAAATTGGTGGTGCCTGCGTGCATAAAGATCAAGCCTTAGTGCTGGTCAATACCCATCATCAGGCAAGCGCGCAAGATGTGGTTACATTAGCACGTTATGTGCGTAACCGTGTGGCGGAAAAATTTTCGGTTTGGTTAGAGCCTGAAATTCGTTTTATGGGTAAAGTCGGTGAAATTGATGCCGTTAAATTATTAGCACAGGACTCTTAA
- the birA gene encoding bifunctional biotin--[acetyl-CoA-carboxylase] ligase/biotin operon repressor BirA → MKDLSQPLKLVEMLSDGEFHSGEELGAILGMSRAGINKHIKTLRSWGINLSSVQSKGYKLDYPLQLLNEQKIKRYCADINSTNFSLIPVIDSTNQYLLDRINQLDSGAVCVAEYQENGRGRRGRQWFSPFGANLYLSMYWRFEQGPAAAMGLSLAVGIVIAKVLSAISGKNVRVKWPNDLYLDDKKLAGILVEMIGRTGDSAHVVIGAGINLAMHYPDQQVVNQQWANLGVINRNELVGMLMCSMKDMLVEFEQNGLAHFMRDWQRLDNFLDRPVKLLIGDQVINGIARGIDERGALLLEQHGELKAFIGGEISLRIAD, encoded by the coding sequence ATGAAAGATTTAAGCCAACCGTTAAAATTAGTTGAAATGTTATCTGATGGTGAGTTTCATTCTGGTGAAGAGCTGGGCGCCATATTGGGGATGTCGCGTGCCGGCATTAACAAGCATATTAAAACGCTCCGAAGTTGGGGGATTAATCTATCATCAGTACAAAGCAAAGGCTATAAATTAGACTATCCGCTACAGCTGCTCAATGAACAAAAAATTAAACGCTATTGTGCGGATATCAATTCAACTAACTTTTCGCTTATCCCGGTGATTGATTCAACGAATCAATATCTGCTCGACAGAATTAATCAGCTCGACTCTGGCGCAGTGTGTGTGGCTGAATATCAAGAAAATGGTCGCGGACGTCGTGGTCGTCAATGGTTTTCACCTTTTGGCGCCAATCTCTATCTATCGATGTACTGGCGTTTTGAGCAAGGTCCTGCCGCTGCAATGGGGCTCAGTTTGGCTGTCGGTATTGTTATCGCGAAAGTCTTAAGTGCTATTTCTGGGAAAAACGTACGGGTAAAATGGCCCAATGATCTCTATCTTGACGATAAAAAATTAGCCGGTATTTTAGTTGAGATGATTGGTCGTACCGGAGATAGTGCGCATGTTGTGATCGGTGCGGGCATTAATTTAGCTATGCACTATCCTGATCAACAGGTGGTTAATCAGCAGTGGGCTAATTTAGGGGTTATTAACCGTAATGAGTTAGTCGGCATGTTGATGTGTAGCATGAAAGATATGCTGGTTGAGTTTGAACAAAACGGTTTAGCGCATTTTATGCGCGATTGGCAACGATTAGATAACTTTTTGGATAGACCGGTCAAATTACTGATTGGCGATCAAGTGATTAATGGCATAGCGCGTGGTATTGATGAACGAGGTGCTTTATTACTTGAACAACATGGTGAACTGAAGGCTTTTATTGGCGGTGAAATCTCACTACGCATAGCGGATTAA
- a CDS encoding YecH family protein, translating into MTSIHGHEVLAMMQAQSYADEQSLLAAINAKFGADATFHTCSKSAMNAAQLIAFLKAKGKFKTVAEDHFTVNPDRICHH; encoded by the coding sequence ATGACATCCATTCACGGACATGAAGTACTCGCTATGATGCAAGCGCAGAGCTATGCGGATGAACAATCACTATTAGCTGCAATCAATGCCAAATTCGGTGCTGATGCCACCTTTCATACCTGTTCCAAATCGGCGATGAACGCAGCGCAGTTGATCGCATTTTTAAAGGCAAAAGGAAAATTCAAAACCGTTGCCGAAGATCACTTTACCGTTAATCCGGATCGAATCTGCCATCATTAA
- a CDS encoding YfcZ/YiiS family protein — protein sequence MSDPLKKCKANETAACCCVDVGTIIDNDESEASIEQVFATEQEAKAFLVTLTEKAKEIESDPCQIDSLIEKTANGYVVTAKFTFSCGAESLIFQLGLR from the coding sequence ATGTCAGATCCATTGAAGAAGTGTAAAGCGAACGAAACCGCGGCTTGTTGTTGTGTTGATGTTGGGACGATTATTGATAATGATGAATCTGAAGCCTCAATTGAGCAAGTTTTTGCGACTGAGCAAGAAGCAAAAGCTTTTTTAGTGACATTAACCGAAAAAGCAAAAGAGATTGAATCTGATCCTTGCCAAATCGACAGCCTGATTGAAAAAACCGCCAACGGTTATGTCGTCACGGCAAAATTTACTTTTAGTTGTGGTGCGGAAAGCCTGATTTTCCAGCTTGGTTTACGTTAA
- the sixA gene encoding phosphohistidine phosphatase SixA: MKVYIMRHGEAGYHALSDADRALTDYGVEQSRAAALWLKSQSIQLDYALVSPYLRAKQTFEAVSGIMPIHHVETCDALTPDGSSQFIADYLSILATKQWQSVLIVSHLPLVGYLVNELCPAVTPPMFATASIACVTLSAEGKGELVWQHRVA, translated from the coding sequence ATGAAAGTCTATATTATGCGTCACGGTGAGGCGGGATATCACGCTTTATCTGACGCCGATAGAGCCTTAACCGATTATGGGGTAGAGCAGAGCCGAGCTGCAGCGTTGTGGCTAAAATCACAATCAATTCAGCTGGATTATGCTTTAGTGAGTCCCTATTTACGCGCTAAGCAAACCTTTGAGGCTGTTTCTGGTATCATGCCGATTCATCATGTTGAAACCTGTGATGCTTTAACGCCGGATGGATCAAGCCAGTTTATTGCTGACTATTTATCGATTCTGGCGACCAAACAGTGGCAGTCCGTCTTGATTGTGTCACATTTACCTTTAGTCGGTTACTTAGTGAATGAACTCTGTCCGGCAGTGACACCACCGATGTTTGCGACGGCCTCGATAGCCTGCGTGACACTATCTGCTGAGGGCAAAGGGGAGTTAGTGTGGCAGCACCGCGTGGCCTAA